The Cellulophaga lytica DSM 7489 nucleotide sequence TAGCGCGAGCGTCACGCTCGTGCCGTAAAGAGTAAGCAGAGCAACAAAACAATTTAAAAGTAAAATGAGCAGAAAATACAAAGTAGAATCTGGTTTTGTAACTAATCCTGTTGATTGGAAATATAGTAGCGCTAGAAATTACCAAAATGACCAAACCATTTTAAATATTGATATATGATTATTAGTAAAACTTTTAGTTTGTTTAACGGCACAAGCGTGACGCTTGCGCTAGCGGGGATAGATAAAATAGAAGACTGGGAAGATTTTCAGAGTTTAATGACTAGTAATACTATTTCCGAAAATCACGAAATTTTTAATTTTATTGAAGTTTACTAATTATGAAAATAAAACAATCTTTCTCTGAAATTGTATCTTTTTCACTTAAAGAGAATATTTTAATAAATATAAACGGAAATATAACAGAGCTTGATGGTAAAAAAATTGGAGAAATAAATGATGCTAGAAAATCATTTAAACTTAATAGTGATGAAATTATAATTCTTGATAGTTTAAATAAGCCTTTCTATTTATTTTCAGGTAATTTATTAATTCAAAATCAACGTATATCTACTGTAACTGATAAGTATTTTTTAACCTACTCAAAAAAGCCTAGGAGGTATGCTATTTTTGATAAACAACAAATGAATTGTTTGTTTGAAGCAAATTCGTCATTTGGAGATGTAGTTTTAAATGATTTAATTTTTTCTTACAATTCTGGGATTATTTATTGCTATAATATTTTAAGTGGAGAGTATATATTGCAATTTAATTTGAGCAATGTAGAAGACAAGATATCTTCAATTATAGAATTTTCAGGGATACATAAAAACACTCTAGTTTGCACTTTAGAAAATGGAGGTGTTTTAGGGGTAGATATTGATAAAGCAGAACAAGTGTTTTATTTTTCGAATGCTCAACTACGGTCAGGGCTATATCAAAAAGAAGAAGATTCTCCAATTTTCATAGGTTTAAAACATTGGACATATTTAGAATTAAATGCGGAAACAGGAGAACTTATAAAAAAAGTTGACTTACAGCCACAATTAAAAGTATTAGGTGATATACCTAAAGAGTCACCTTGTTGGCTTTCAATCAACACTACGAAATATGAAAATAATCTAATATATTTTTTTGCAGATAAAAATTATGTTGGTGTTTTTGACATAGAAAAAACAGAAATTATTGATTTTCATCAGTTTAATTTTCTAGATAAAAAAACAACACTAAAAAGTGGAGCGGAAAGTCTACAAATAAAAGGAAATGAAATTTATTGTTTAGACACTAATAACGACTTACATATTTTAGAAACTACCCCTCTAGCACAATCATCCAGCTCCTGCCGTAAAGAGTAAGCAGAGTAACAGCAAACAAAAAAACCACCCAAATGGTACATTCAGGTGGCATTTTACTAATTTTTAAAGTATTACTGTTTATAAAACTGTTTACTTTCTGTTCCTGGTATAGAAATAATATACATTCCAGTTTTTAAATTATCTAAAATAATAACTGCTTCTTCTGCTGTTGCATTCATCTCTTTTACAACAACACCATTCATATTCCTAACTACAAGCTTGTCTCCTTCTTTTACTCCTGCTACTTTTATTAATTCACTTGCAGGATTAGGATATACTGTTAAAACAGCTTCACTGCTTCTTAAACTAGCTGTTGTTGGTACTATTTTCCATTTTTGGTTGCCATTTCTTTTTTCATAAGTATAAGTTATTGCATTGGTATTAAGTGTTCCGTTATTACGGTCTAAACCTTGTGTTTGGCAGTGGTTAGGCAATAAGCCGTATACATTAGTTCCGTTTTCTATAACTTTCCATTGTTGGTGTTTGCCAGCAGCACTTGTATAAGTTGCTACTTGAATTCCGTTTTCACATTTAGCATAAGGCACTTCTAAAAATCTATTGTTTGCTTTGTTTTTTATAGTATATACATTATCACCTAAATGCGTAAAAATCCATTTTTGATCATCATAATTACCCGGATTTACCATTTTAGCGTTAAATGTCTCTAAGGCTCTAGACAATAATCTTTGGTTAGAAGTTACAGACTCTATAGTATACATTCCATTATCTATTAACTGAGAGGTTACTGGCGAACCTGCATCTGCTTTTCCTTTTAACAATACAATAGCAGAATAAGGAGCTACAGTTATATTTCCTGTGTAATTATTATGCTTTGCATCTACATAATCTGTAGATCCTAAACTTACAGATTTTGCCACACCTGTTGTATTTACTACAAATTTTATAAAAGTATTTGGATTTGCTGTTGCTGCTAAAGTAACCGGAGCACCCTTCCCTTTTTTCTCGTAATTAGGATATTTTGATTTAAATTCATTTAAGTTATACTCTGTATTTTGTCTGCCAGCTCTTATACTAATTTGTTTACTTCCATTAAAGGGCATACAATAATAATTACTATTTACATCTCCTAAAAAAGTATTAAAACCAGCATCTGTAATTTGGTTGGTATACCTTGCAGAAAACTGGTTTGGTTTTTTACAAAACAAAATATTATTAGTAACTGTATTATTTGTTGATTTTGCTACACTACCACCAGCACCAAAACTATTATTATAGGTAGATAGTACTAACCCATTATCACAATTATAAACCGTATTGTCTTTAATTGTATTTTTACTAGACAGGTTTGCCATTAAACCCCAGCCTACAATGTTATATACCGTATTTTCATAAATTAACTGGTTTTGAGAGTCATTATCTATGTAAATACCAGCTGTTTTAACACCTCTTCCGGCAGGTATACCTCTAATGGCACCAGGAGAATCATGTACCATATTGTTATAAATACTGTTATTTCCGTTTTTATTACCTACAGAATATATACCACCACCATCATCTTTGGTATAGCAATAATTACTAATATTGTTATACCTAATTTTTAAGTTACCACCACCAAAATTTAATGCATGATAGCCTATATCTTTAATTGTATTTTTTTCTATAATGTTAGTAGAAGATCCAGATTTACTAATAAACCTAACTCCTGTGTACCCAATAAAACCTGGCGCACCCATACCAGTACGCATACCTATATTTTGCACCTTATTATTTGTAAAAGTTAGTCCATTTATACCCTCCCAACGTATAGCAACGTTATTACTTTCTTCAAAAACAGTATTTGTTACTTTTATATTGCTTAAGGTAAAACCTAAAGACAAGTAATTATTTCCATTGTAAAAATTACAGTTTGTAATAGTTAAGTTAGAAGCACCGCTAATAGCTAGAGTCTGACTTAAACCTCCTTCTACTCTTAAATCCTGAATTTTAATATAATTGGTATTATTTAAAGCCAATGCCTCATCCCCTGCTGGTATTTCTACATTTAAATTGTTAGGGTTGCTATTGCTATACAAATACAAAACACCAGCGTTTGTATCATGTGCCCACTCACCATTTTGGTCTAGTGTATTAACGTGATTCTGAAAAAAGTATCCAAAATTGTTTTCGATATTGTTTTCAAAACCTGCACTAGGGTCTGATAAACTAAAATTTACCGTTGTACCTCCATGAGATGTCACAGTTTCTACCTTAACATTGTCATCTGTAGTTCTAATGGTAATTTCACCTCCTTTAAACCTGTTTGACGCATACGGTAAACTTGATGCTTCTGAAATAGATTTATTATTTCCTGCGTGAGATTTTATTGTTCTGTAACCACCATTTGCAGCACTAATATTAGGCTCTCTACCTATTTGTTGTGCTTGGTTGTTTAAAAATAATGATGGTATTCTGCCATTATTAACCTTGGCTAAATTTGTTTTCCAAATGTTGCCATTATGGCGTGTCCAGTTATTTATTTTTTTTGCTGCCCTAAGTATTGGTTTATTACCAGAACCATATGCTTTTAAAACTATTGCTTTACCAGACGAGCCTTTTTTACCCTTTAAATCTAAAGAGCCATAAAACACATCTCCTTTATTAAAATTAATAACATCACCAGCATTAATTTTGCTTTTTTGACTGTTTACTTTATTTATAGTTTTCCAGGGCGTAGCGGCAGATGTACCGTTATTAGAGTCGTTACCAGAGGCACTTACATAGTAGTTTTTTTGTGCAAATACAGTTGTACTGCATAATACTAAAAACATACCTAATAAATAGGTTTTTAATTGTTGTTTAATTAATATCATAGTTTATAATGTTAAAAAAACCGCTTAACTATTTAAGTTAAGCGGCTTTTGGTTGTTGTTATTTTTTTATAAAATGAATACCCTTTTCTCCTTCTACACCAATAATATATTTACCAGCTTTTAAACCAGATACAATTAGTGTTTCTGAATCATTTGTTGCTCTTTTTTTAAGAATTACATTCCCTGAAAAATCATACAAAATAATTTGCTTACCTACACTAACACCAGATACTGTTACGTATTCTTGTGCTGGATTAGGAAAAACAACAACTTTACTTTCATTGATTTTTAAAGCCACACTTGCGCTTTCAGAATTAGAACAACCCTCTAAAACTTCTTCTGATCCAGATCCTACAGGTTTAGTGTAAGTCTTAGAAAGTACAAACTTATCCATCTCAAATCCATCCTCTCTCATTGAAAAAGAAATTGTATGCACTCCTGCTGTTGGTACATCAATAAAGATTTTTTGCGCTTCGCCACAATGATTTGCATTTGTACGTTGCTTACTCTCCCAAGTCCATTGTTGTTTACCAGTACACCATTGCATTTTTTGCCCAGAAGCTGGCCAAGTTCCATTAATACCAACGTGTACACCGTTATCTTCAGATCCTGTAGAATGTGCTCTTACCCAAACAAAATATTTTCCTGGACTAGTAAACTTAACTTTATAATTTACTATTGCTATTTTTCCTGGTTCATTAGAAAAATTTTGAGCATTAAGAGGGTCGCTATGAGTTACTCTTGTATCTGGTAAAATTTCTAAATACCCATTGCCACTTGCTTCGCTATAGTGATTTGAATCTGGATCTGGAGTTGGAGTACCTGTTGTGGTTTCATTAAAAGTATACCATTTTCTATCGTCATCTTTAGATTGACTGAAAAAATGTTCTGCTTCTACAGCTACTACTCCATTTTTTTCTACAGCAATACAATCATTACCAGGTTCTACTGTAGTAACATCTTCTTCAAAAATTAGTTTGTTTACATTAAATAAATAACCAGAATCACCTGTAAAGTTCAATTGAAGTGTTTGCTCCCCCGCTTCTAAATTAACAGTTGCAGTTACCGTTTTCCAAGTTTGCCAACCTCCAGTATTTACTACAGTAAGCTCACCAATATTAGTACCATCTGCATCAATTTTAATTGTACCTCCTGTTGTATTTGTTGCTACTTTTGCCTGTATTTTGTAAGTACCTGCTTGCGCTACATTTACTTTATAATTGGTATAATCTCCATCTTCTATATAGCCTATGTTTTTTCCTCCACCAACATCAGATGTGTTTTCTACTTGTGTACCCAATTGATCTGTAAAGTCTTCTGCTTCTATAGTTCCAGGCAATAAAATATTGTTATTTACTGCTCCGTTAGCTTCATCGCATTCAACCTCTAAAATTAATTTAGGAGATGTAGCCCCTTCTTTAGATGAAAAAGACACATCATTACCCGCAGTTTGCTTTAGTATTAAAGTAATGGTTTCCCCAGGTGTTACATCAGTTAAGTTCCAATCATAAATACTACCTACACTATAAGTAGTGTTTAATTGCCCTAATTTTGTGCCTTCTGCAGGTTTGTTTGTGTTAGACAAATTAGCCTCTGTCCAGTTAGTAGAGTTTCCTTTAAAAACCTCTATTAAACCATTGCCAGAATCACTAGAAACTGTAAGTTGTAACTTTACACTTGTAACTGTTTTAGAGGTTGTAGGTACTGTAAACTTTAGGTAAGCTAGTCTTCTACCACTTTCTACTCTTAATTCTGCGTTGTTAAACCTAGTTGTTCCTTGCAAATAAGCATCGTTTGTTAAGGTAGATGTTAATACATTATCACAAACAGTATTGCCATCATCATTTTTGCTTGTAATTAACGCAACCCAGTCATTAGTATCTGGTGCTACCAAATTATTACCTAAGGTTGTTTTTGCTGATAAATTACCTCCTGCTCTAGGGTTAAACCACTGTACATTATACTTGTTATTACCACTTGGCAAACTTAAAGATGTACTACCGCCATTGGGTCTGTAAATAGCATATATTTTACCTTCTTTAGTAAATACATAGTCATTATTATCTGCCGTAACATTATCTGCAGAAATCATTTCTGTTAAGTATGGCTGTAAATGTGTATTAAAAAAAGAGAGCGCATAACTACCTTCTTTATACTTAGCGCCTCTTTTTCTATGATCTTGGCCATTAAGGTCACCATCATTACTAGTATAACCACTGTAATATTCTACACCAGCACCACCAGCTAAAAAAGTTGCCCAAAGTACTTTTTCTCTAACTTGTTTGTCCGAGACCATTATACCTTGTGATGCAGTACCTTGCTCATCATTTGCTACCACCCATTTTTTACCTGTATTTCTTGAGTTTATTACCCATCTACGTATATCTTTATGTACATTATTTTGACTTGTTTGTACAGACACACCTGTTAAGTTAGACTTGTTACCTATTAATGGGTTATACCTTTGGTCTTGCTGACCTGGGTATGTATGTAAAACAATATGGTTGTTATATGCATCTAAATTTTTAATATAATTTATAGTAGATTTTACCACTTCATCTTTAATGGTAGATTCTTCAGATAGGTTCCAGTTTAATGCTAAATGGTGTGCAAACCTGGCAATTAACTCGCGGTAGTATAACTTACGTTCCCTACCAAAAGTATGACCATCCATTTTTTCACAATTTTCTGTTTCCATTGTTTTAAAATGTAAGTACATACCTTTTTTATCTGCATACTCCATTACTTTCTCCCATTGGGCAAGTTTAGATACATCAAACCTATCTTTATGTAGCTTATTCCACTGTTCAGATTTGCTTGCGCTAGAGTAATCTGATGATGACCCTTTTAATATGTGTGGAAAAACAGCACCATCATCACCACCAGCTGCCCATGTTAAAAAAGAGATTACGTTGGCACCTTGCCCGTGCAAATAGTTTATAGATCCTAAAATACCTTTACCTTTACCATTGTTCCAAGTATACGCACTTGCATCTGTAGCATTATAGTCTGTAACATGTGCTTGCCAGGTTTTACTTTTATTACCACCAGCTGTATTGCCCGGTGTACCATCAAAATCTACATAATGGAAACGGTTTTCAGGAGAATCTGCCCCAACTTTTAAAAACCAAGCTCCGTTAGGGTTATTTGGGTTTGTACCAGTATGCTTAAGATAGTGTTCTCCCACATATTGTAGTCTACCCAAATCTTTATTTCTAAAGTCTCTGCCTGTTTTATTAGATTCACTAATGGTAAAACTACCTGTTGTACCATCCATAAAACCACCACTGCTACCGCCACTATTAATTGCAACGTTAGTACCAGATTTAAAAACTGCTGTCCAGTTCCAAAGTCCTATATCATCTGGCGTAAAATGTACTCTCCATTTATTACCAGAATTACAACCCGTATTTTCTGCGTTACCACAAGCTGCATAGTACCCAGGTACAGTAAAACTTCTGTTGCTGTTTTTGTGTGTAAAAGTTACGTCTAATCTGTAATCTGAAAAAGGATTAGGATTAGCGGTTTCTGATGTACTTGGTCCGTTAAAAGTTATTGATAATTTGTGCCATCGTTTTAGCTCTCCTTCTGGAGTTTGAGCACTTAAAAACATACCAAAAAGTATGAATACCGTTAATAGATGAGGTTTAAAAAATTTCATAGTAGTAAAATTTAAATTAAGAATTAAACAATTAGTAACAAACGACTTATGACTGTAAAAAAAGTTTAAGACTTTGTTTTTTACATTACTAAAAGACATATAAATAATAGCTTAGCTATGGCTTAAGTGTACAAACAACTATGCATAAGAAATTATTTAAGGCCTATGTAGTTTTGTTAAAAAACTGAACAGTAGAGTCACAAGATTCATTATTTTTTTATGTATCAACAAAAAGAATATTAAGTTAAAACATAGGTTATCCGTTATGTAGCTAATAGTATTAGCCCATTTTGCGCATTTAGCCTTATGAACAGACTAAATAGATACGCCCTATATTTTACCAAACAGTACTTTTTTAACTAGTACTAAAAGATGAAAAATGATAAAATGTTAAATAATGAGTGATTAAAGAATAATAAGCCCAAAGCTCGTTTTTAGCAATGTAGTAGAACTTAAGTACAATTGTTTTCATTTTGTAAATAATTAAGTTGATAAAAAAATTCTTTGGGGATACAGCAAAGGTAAGTTATTTCTTACTTAATAATAAAAAATAATTCATATAAATAAAAAAAATTAACAATAATTCAGAATTATAGAAATACAGTAGCTTAATAAATAATTAAATTGGGATTTAACCACTAATTTAACAAGAATTAACTTCTTTTTTACGTGTGCTTTTAGAGCTTAAAACAGTGTGCTAAAATTAACTTTAAAATTAACAATTGTACATTAAATAGTTAATTTACAAAACATTAACATTTTTAAGTCATAACTTTTAATGTACTGTAAGCTACCATCTATACAATAAATACTACTAATTACCATTAAATCTCTGCTTTTTATACTATTATAACAAAGTTTACAGTTTTCTGTACTTAATAAATCTTATTATAATTAGAAGTATTTTCGTAAATTCATGAGTACCATTTACCTTAGTTACATACTAACCCCTTTTTTTAACCTTACTTTATGGGAAAAAAACTAATTATAGTTTCCGTAATATTATTCTTACTAATAACAGTAATTATATGGAATGTTTCATATAATCAAGTACAAACGTACACTAATAACATAATATTAGTAGAAAACATAAAATCTAACAATAAACTAGTAGAAACAGAGTCTAAATTAAATGAGCTCTATAGTATTAGTAAAAAAAATGTGCTTTATATAAGTAAACTAATACAGTTAGATTTAAAAAGTAATACTTCTGCTGTAGAAATAGAAAAAAAGCTAAAAACTTTTATAGATATAGATCCCAATTACTTTCAGGCAAGGCTAATAAATAAAGAAGGTATAGAGGTTATACGCGTAGATATAGATTCTTTAGCTTCTTCTAATAAATACCAAGACAAGTCTAATAGGTATTATTTTAAAGAATCTATTAAAGCTAAAAAAAATGAAGTATACATTTCTCATTTAGATCTTAATATAGAGAAACAAAAGATAGAAAAACCTTACAGACCAACAATTCGCTTTTTTACTCCTGTATATGTAGATAATAAATTACAAGGAATTGTTGGGTTAAACTTAAATGCTAAAAATTGGTTTAAAAATTTAGACACTTACAACTTAACATTACTAAACTCTAAAGGAGAAGTTTTTTATGGTGACCATAACAATTTATACAAGCCCTCTAAGGTAGACTTAACAACAAAAGACGCTAAAGGAAACAATATATATATGTCTAAAACTGTAAGTTTAGAGGGCAACCACCCTTGGACTATATATACCAGTACTAAATTAGAAGATACAGAAAAAAACTTGGCTAGATTTAAATTTGAAACCTATAAAAATGCAGGCTTACTAAATTTAGGATTACTCATTTTTTTAATTATTGTATATTCTTTATATATTAAGAATGAAAATATATCTAACCTTAACCAAACTGTAGAAAACAGATTATCTGAAAGAGATACACTACTTAAAGAAATACACCACAGAGTTAAAAACAACTTACAAGTAATTACAAGCCTACTAAGTTTACAGTCTAGCTTTATTAAAGACGAAGAAACAAAAGCTCTTTTTAGGTACAGCCAGTATAGAATAAACTCTATGGCCATAATTCATGAAATGCTTTACAGGTCTAATGACTTAAGCAGAATTAATTATGGAGAGTATATGGAGCAATTAGCAAATACTATGCTAATATCTATGAAAGGTAATGATACTAACATTAAACTAGATATTAAAGCTACAGATTTGTATTTAAACTTAGACACCTCTGTACCATTGGGTTTAATGATTAACGAGATAATTACAAACTCCTTAAAGTATGGTTTTAAAGATGAAGAAGGAGGAACTTTAAGCATTGAGATTAAAAAATTAGTGTATCCTAATTTTTTATTACTAATAGGAGATAACGGAATAGGATTTCCTAAAAGCATCAATTTTAGAAACACTAAATCACTAGGATTAAAATTGATACACAAACTAGCCCTACAACTTAGAGGTAATATTGAAAAAGATAACTCTAAGAAAGGAACAAATTACATCATCACATTTCAAGAAATTGAACAAACATCATAAATTATGGCATTAAAAGTACTCATTGTAGAAGATAATATGATTATACAAATGTTTATAGAGAGCATAATAGAATCTATAGACGAAAATATTGTAAGAACCGCAAGCAATAGTAACGAAGCTATTTCTGCTTTGCGTTTTTTTTCACCAGACATTATATTATTAGATATAGGTTTAAGCGGAGATAAAGATGGTATTGAAGTTGCAGAGATAATAAATAAGGATTATAAGATACCTTTTGTATTTATAACAGGCAATTCTGATGCTTCTACTATAAAACGTGCAGAAAAAACAAAACCAATGCACATAATTCGTAAACCAATAGATGAAAATCAGCTTAAAGCAGAGTTTGAAATTATATGCAGTAAATTGACCGAAAAACCATAGGAAAGTGCATTTCAACTCAAAAAAGCGTTATTTAATCGATGAAATGACCTTTTTTAGCAAAAACCTATGAATATTTACTAGTACAGGTAACGGGTTAATTCTAGATCTTTGATGTAGTGATAATTTAACCCCTATCTTATGAAAAATTTTATAACCCACAAAGCAGCTATAGTATGTATTTCTACATTCTTCTGCTATTCGTTATCTGCACAAAATACAGTTGCAAGTAACGCTTCTAAAACAACTACTGTTGAAGTAAAAAAGAGAGTAGACAACTACAAAAAACTTAAAAGTTTAGGTTACACAGACAAAGAAATTTACGAAGATCTAGGTAACGCTAACTTTTTAGTAAAAAAGTATGAAACTGCCGCTTTTTGGTACAAAAAGCTAAAAGATGTTAGTAAAGACAAAATGCTAAACAAAAGCTACCAAGAGCGTTACCAATTTGCACTAAAAAAAGTTGGTGTTAGTACAACTAAAGATGCTCACAACACCAATAAAGATTGGATGGCTGCTGTAGCTAATGATTACAAAACTACTAAGCAAAAAAACAATACTACTTATACAGGTAAGTATGGTGAGTATAGTTTTAACCCAAAAGGAAACTCTTCTTTAGAGACTGTAACACAGCAAAACAATTATTTAGAAGAAATTACAGACAAGCACAACGCTTATAAAACACCTGTAGCAGTTACTGCAGATGGTAAAACAGCTTACTTTAGTAAAGGTGTTTATGTAAAGCCAGCAACTGGTATTTTCTCTAAAAAAGAATTGGTACATAAAATATATAGAGCAGAAAATGTAAACGGACAATGGAAAAACGTTAAAGAAATTGCTTTAGCTCCAAAAAATTACTCTGCAATGCACCCAACAGTTTCTGCAGACGGAAAACGTTTATTTTTTGCATCTAATATGCCTGGTACTTTTGGTAAGTTTGATATTTATGTTGCTTCAATTAAAGCAAACGGTGACTTTGGAGTTGCAAAAAACTTAGGTCAAAAAGTAAACACAGAAAAAAACGATTTATATCCTAAAATTGTAAACGGAAACTCATTATTTTTTGCTTCAAATGGTCACAAAGGCTACGGAGGATTAGATATTTACATGGTAGAAGTTGGTCAGCGTAAAGTTGGTATTGCTGCAAATTTAGGTAGCAGAATTAATAGTGATAAAGACGATTTCTCTTTGGATTTACAATCTAAAAACGGAATGGGCTACGTAATGTCTAACCGTGGACAAGGAAATGTAGAAAGAGTAGCATTTACATACACTAACAAAAACAGAGATTTTAACTCTCTAGAAGCTGTTAATGATGAATCTTCTATAAACTATTCAACATCTGTTTTTGAAGATTAAGACCCAAGTTATATAAACAACTTACCCCCTTAGTTTATATTTCTTTACTGTACTTAGGCAAAAAAGTACTTACATTTTTCACCCCAAAATAACCGTAATTTTTACTACTATGAAAAGTCAAGTTTCATTTACTCACAAAATCTGTTTACTAGTTTTAGTATCTATTTTACTAAGCATACAAACATTAACAGCACAAGAGGCTACAGTTTCAGAAAATAGTTCAAACAATTCTTATCACAATCAATTGTTTTTTAATAGATTTTTAATAAATCCTACCTTTTCTTTGGTAAGAGAAAACAAATCTTACTTAAACATTTTACACAGAAACCAGTACGCTACTTTTGATGATAATGTACAAAACTATTTTGTAGGTTTTAGTAGTAAAATTAACGACAATGCCGCTTTTGGTATTGGTATTTACAGCCAGTGGGCAGGTGTTGTACAAGAGTTTGGTTTTAATGCAAACTATGCTACAGCAGTACAGTTAAGTGAAAAAAGTAAACTTACTTTTGGTGCTAACGTAACTTACTTTAACGAAGGTTTAGATAAAAACAGAGTTATTGCAGATGATAACGATTTACAGTTAATAGATGCAAAAAAGGAAAGTAAATTAGCTATACAACCAGCTATTACACTATCTGTTGGTAGGTTTGATGTTGGTATCTACGCTAAAGATTTGGTAAAATACAACCAAACAACAAATGCTTTTTCTACTAATTTTAATGACAGAAGTGTTAAAGCATCATTACAGTACACACAACCGTTTAGCGCTACTAGAGGTTTATTTGCAGAAGGTAGGTTTATGCCACTTGTACAGGTTGGTAAAAATGAAAACGGAGGAATATCTTATGTAGGTTCTATGTTATTAGATTTACCTAAGTACGGATGGTTACAATCTACTATAGATAATGAGCACGGTATTTCTATGGGACTTGGTTTTAACTTAAACAACAAAATGTCTTTAGGTTATTTGTTAGAAAAAGATGTAATGAACAAGGAAACAGACTTAGGCTGGAACCACGAGTTATCTTTAGCATATACATTTAAAAATAACGGTCCTGCTTTTGCTACAAATGATAAGCAAGAGTCTTATGATAGTAAAGTAG carries:
- a CDS encoding sensor histidine kinase encodes the protein MGKKLIIVSVILFLLITVIIWNVSYNQVQTYTNNIILVENIKSNNKLVETESKLNELYSISKKNVLYISKLIQLDLKSNTSAVEIEKKLKTFIDIDPNYFQARLINKEGIEVIRVDIDSLASSNKYQDKSNRYYFKESIKAKKNEVYISHLDLNIEKQKIEKPYRPTIRFFTPVYVDNKLQGIVGLNLNAKNWFKNLDTYNLTLLNSKGEVFYGDHNNLYKPSKVDLTTKDAKGNNIYMSKTVSLEGNHPWTIYTSTKLEDTEKNLARFKFETYKNAGLLNLGLLIFLIIVYSLYIKNENISNLNQTVENRLSERDTLLKEIHHRVKNNLQVITSLLSLQSSFIKDEETKALFRYSQYRINSMAIIHEMLYRSNDLSRINYGEYMEQLANTMLISMKGNDTNIKLDIKATDLYLNLDTSVPLGLMINEIITNSLKYGFKDEEGGTLSIEIKKLVYPNFLLLIGDNGIGFPKSINFRNTKSLGLKLIHKLALQLRGNIEKDNSKKGTNYIITFQEIEQTS
- a CDS encoding PD40 domain-containing protein, with translation MKNFITHKAAIVCISTFFCYSLSAQNTVASNASKTTTVEVKKRVDNYKKLKSLGYTDKEIYEDLGNANFLVKKYETAAFWYKKLKDVSKDKMLNKSYQERYQFALKKVGVSTTKDAHNTNKDWMAAVANDYKTTKQKNNTTYTGKYGEYSFNPKGNSSLETVTQQNNYLEEITDKHNAYKTPVAVTADGKTAYFSKGVYVKPATGIFSKKELVHKIYRAENVNGQWKNVKEIALAPKNYSAMHPTVSADGKRLFFASNMPGTFGKFDIYVASIKANGDFGVAKNLGQKVNTEKNDLYPKIVNGNSLFFASNGHKGYGGLDIYMVEVGQRKVGIAANLGSRINSDKDDFSLDLQSKNGMGYVMSNRGQGNVERVAFTYTNKNRDFNSLEAVNDESSINYSTSVFED
- a CDS encoding response regulator, coding for MALKVLIVEDNMIIQMFIESIIESIDENIVRTASNSNEAISALRFFSPDIILLDIGLSGDKDGIEVAEIINKDYKIPFVFITGNSDASTIKRAEKTKPMHIIRKPIDENQLKAEFEIICSKLTEKP